From Demequina capsici, one genomic window encodes:
- a CDS encoding PadR family transcriptional regulator: MGSTFRPGSRGGSGASNPADAMWDAMQQIRSEFDKRVGTRMGRGDVRAAVLALLAEQPMHGYQIIREIESRTDGRWKPSPGSVYPTLQMLADEGLVTVETAQDRKIYSLTEEGREVAADVADSVPWESTGSWEGLHLGPVPKAGVDLAQAAAQAARFATEEQQAAVAEVLNEARRKIYSILAKD; encoded by the coding sequence ATGGGCTCAACGTTCCGTCCCGGCAGCCGAGGAGGCTCCGGTGCGTCCAACCCCGCAGATGCGATGTGGGACGCGATGCAGCAGATCCGCTCCGAGTTCGACAAGCGTGTAGGCACGCGCATGGGCCGTGGCGACGTGCGGGCCGCAGTGCTCGCACTCCTGGCCGAGCAGCCGATGCACGGCTACCAGATCATCCGTGAGATCGAGTCGCGGACGGATGGCCGCTGGAAGCCCAGCCCCGGCTCCGTGTATCCGACGCTCCAGATGCTCGCCGACGAGGGCCTCGTGACCGTCGAGACCGCTCAGGACCGCAAGATCTACTCGCTCACCGAGGAGGGGCGCGAGGTGGCTGCCGACGTCGCGGACAGCGTGCCGTGGGAGTCCACCGGATCGTGGGAGGGGCTCCACCTGGGCCCTGTCCCCAAGGCGGGCGTGGATCTCGCGCAGGCTGCCGCGCAGGCGGCACGCTTCGCCACCGAGGAGCAGCAGGCAGCGGTGGCCGAGGTCCTCAACGAGGCGCGACGTAAGATCTACTCGATCCTCGCGAAGGACTGA
- a CDS encoding prealbumin-like fold domain-containing protein, whose product MGSSNPTSSFIGMRRSRRMMPRRRRGPAAATITALLAATVGVGAVAAPAAAAYPVTPVNSLVPSTSFELDGNTGADKGGVDWATLAAAGGAPVVDSSGVYNGYTYHPDTCPNPDGVTDDIGDPQGGTKLADGPIWPSIDSKVGPEKSDLASVAVATQKVQNTVTGGVDDIVYANYERCSDTSGSMIATLFINNGDNLVPSTGGDGDFLLVFDFNPAGNKGPTAEFLQYDKANHEWSDIGTVPAGIVDMAPGQTFSEAGVNLTSLQAWLTKQTHGTAGQCYSLDVGGQAATVSGYSKGSRIWDLVKGDTLPVSNCADIKVTKTANVTDTTTQFGYEISRAGGGNVYPGQATQDGTLTVGQSTTWTDVVSGIDYLVNETGSLDPGWTLDTVMCTYSDIFTSGAPDKTVTLYDRSKGGVQAGAQALVTSNVPGVSVKTTECTIHNSFSGIEIVKAGSGDPNAEFGFTIGDDPYTFKLGDAVTIPSTVGEPVTISEDTVPSDGLPWNLTSLQCVGPDGKTATGDVNLRAGTVTVTPAGEGLIVCTFTNVQKGQLVVEKATQGGTGTFVFGGTIAGLVQDPSLTTTKSDGTASGGTLSGLVDGAASGFSVSEEPQAGWRLDQIACTDDQGNPVSGSPGDFGIAAGQTVTCLATNTKLGQITLTKHVSGVASGYPWSFDFALAADGYGPDTQSLSGTGDVSDASKQLMWKDLTPGKTYTLSETGADGFDVTWMCYDGNTALSDADANTAGYQVDVVAGSDITCTVTNTAQKSNLTVTKTVTGVAGDMGWSFDFTLTPNGGAGVTKTASGTGDVSKDLTWSDLLPGGVYTITEQADGDYTQSLACYYDGDHDTPVTDLVLDDLGVTFEAGFDENIVCEADNAAKPADLTLNKSVSGIAAGQAWSFTFTLDPAADGVGAQTETGSGPTSFQLTWSKLVPGQTYTISESAATGYTQNLSCDGATDISLSTTTVRFVADFDQHITCTATNVGQASTLELTKEVRGVSGGSDWSFDFTLAPSAGGGGVQTLSGTGNSSDVKTWTNLVPGTQYVLSEAVDDNYVQHVSCTGVTDLDKVDTSVTFVAGFGQSITCSATNEAKPTTVSLTKQVDGVAADFPWSFTFGLLTDDGNGAVQRTISGMGGVESDPVEWTNLIPGTVYTLMETAVPGYTTDIVCTGVDDSDPAGDAVVFTAGYNQQISCTATNTAIPSTLDLTKTVVGVATGFDWSFDFTVSPDPDGSSTHTITGAGSGTSAATSWTMLTPGQTYVVAETPVPGYTTDLQCTGVTDTDEVDSTVTFVAGLDQSITCAATNTAIASTLDLTKTVVGVATGFDWSFDFTVSPDPDESGTQTITGSGSTTSAPILWSHLVPGMEYTVSETPVAGYTTDLQCTGVTDTDEVDSTVTFVAGLDQSITCAATNTAIASTLDLSKTVEGVADGFDWSFDFVVTPDPDDSATHTLSGAGSTTEGPTMWSMLIPGQTYTVAETPVAGYTTDLQCTGVEDSNAADNAVTFVAGLDQSITCAATNTAMPADLTLTKTVSGVMDDYGWSFGFTLDPAATGGGTQTASGVGNSSATLTWSDLVPGETYTMTEDASSDFAQSLICAGVGNLDGSAATVTFVAGLGEHLTCEATNVAESSSLSLQKTVVGVDDGVEWSFDFSLSPDAMPLGTQTVAGAGSMTADPIEWTGLVPGQTYTVSETAVDGYNTAMVCDGVEDQDGVLDNGSVTFTAGFGEQIVCRVVNVKEQDTQVEGEGSASVSVTKTVVGVPDGTPWSFTFALSPDALPVGTQTVTGTGSSTADPIKWTQLVPGETYTVSEVAVTGYSTIMVCDGVTDLDTADNTVTFIPVDKQQVACKVVNVATVKTQVLSEGPLASTGADIWWPLALGALFASGGVTALAIRRRYL is encoded by the coding sequence ATGGGAAGCAGCAACCCCACTTCGAGCTTCATCGGCATGCGCCGGAGCCGCAGGATGATGCCACGCCGGAGGCGAGGACCAGCCGCCGCGACGATCACCGCGCTCCTCGCAGCGACGGTGGGCGTCGGCGCGGTGGCGGCGCCAGCGGCGGCGGCCTACCCGGTCACGCCGGTCAACAGCCTCGTCCCGTCGACGAGCTTCGAGCTCGACGGCAACACCGGTGCCGACAAGGGCGGCGTCGACTGGGCCACCTTGGCCGCGGCGGGGGGCGCCCCTGTCGTCGACTCGAGCGGTGTGTACAACGGCTACACGTACCATCCGGACACGTGCCCGAACCCTGACGGGGTCACCGATGACATCGGCGACCCGCAGGGCGGAACCAAGCTCGCCGACGGGCCGATCTGGCCATCGATCGACTCGAAGGTGGGGCCTGAGAAGAGCGACCTGGCCAGCGTCGCGGTGGCCACGCAGAAGGTGCAGAACACCGTCACGGGTGGCGTCGACGACATCGTGTACGCCAACTACGAACGATGCAGCGACACGAGCGGGTCGATGATCGCGACGCTCTTCATCAACAACGGCGACAACCTCGTGCCGAGCACGGGGGGCGACGGGGACTTCCTGCTGGTCTTCGACTTCAACCCTGCGGGCAACAAGGGGCCGACGGCCGAGTTCCTCCAGTACGACAAGGCGAACCACGAGTGGAGCGACATCGGCACGGTGCCTGCCGGCATCGTCGACATGGCGCCGGGGCAGACGTTCAGCGAGGCCGGGGTCAACCTCACGTCTCTGCAAGCGTGGCTGACGAAGCAGACCCATGGCACCGCAGGGCAGTGCTACTCGCTCGACGTGGGTGGTCAGGCGGCCACCGTGTCCGGGTACTCGAAGGGCTCCCGCATCTGGGACCTCGTGAAGGGTGACACGCTGCCCGTCTCCAACTGTGCCGACATCAAGGTGACCAAGACGGCCAACGTCACGGACACCACCACGCAGTTCGGCTACGAGATCAGTCGGGCCGGCGGCGGCAACGTCTACCCGGGGCAGGCCACCCAGGACGGCACTCTGACGGTGGGCCAGAGCACCACCTGGACCGACGTCGTCTCCGGGATCGACTACCTGGTGAACGAGACGGGCAGCCTCGATCCGGGCTGGACGCTCGACACGGTCATGTGCACGTACTCCGACATCTTCACGAGCGGTGCGCCTGACAAGACGGTCACGCTGTACGACCGTTCCAAGGGCGGTGTCCAGGCGGGGGCGCAGGCGCTCGTCACCTCGAATGTGCCGGGCGTCAGCGTGAAGACGACGGAGTGCACGATCCACAACAGCTTCAGCGGGATCGAGATCGTGAAGGCCGGCTCGGGCGACCCGAACGCGGAGTTCGGCTTCACCATCGGCGACGACCCGTACACGTTCAAGCTCGGCGACGCGGTGACGATCCCGTCGACCGTCGGTGAACCCGTGACCATCAGCGAGGACACCGTCCCGAGCGACGGCCTCCCGTGGAACCTCACCAGCCTGCAGTGCGTGGGCCCCGACGGCAAGACCGCCACCGGCGACGTCAATCTCCGGGCGGGCACCGTGACGGTGACGCCCGCAGGTGAGGGTCTGATCGTCTGCACCTTCACGAACGTGCAGAAGGGCCAGCTGGTCGTCGAGAAGGCGACCCAGGGTGGCACCGGCACGTTCGTGTTCGGCGGCACCATCGCGGGCCTGGTCCAGGACCCGTCCCTCACGACCACGAAGAGCGACGGCACCGCTTCCGGCGGCACGCTCTCGGGCCTCGTCGACGGGGCTGCCAGCGGCTTCTCGGTCTCCGAGGAACCGCAGGCCGGCTGGCGCCTCGACCAGATCGCCTGCACGGACGACCAAGGCAATCCTGTGTCGGGCAGCCCGGGTGACTTCGGCATCGCCGCAGGTCAGACGGTCACCTGCCTGGCGACCAACACGAAGCTCGGCCAGATCACGTTGACCAAGCACGTCTCCGGGGTCGCCTCCGGCTACCCGTGGAGCTTCGACTTCGCCCTCGCGGCTGACGGCTACGGGCCGGACACGCAGTCCCTCTCCGGCACCGGCGACGTGTCCGACGCCTCCAAGCAGCTGATGTGGAAGGACCTCACGCCCGGCAAGACGTACACGCTCTCCGAGACCGGGGCCGACGGCTTCGACGTCACCTGGATGTGCTACGACGGCAACACCGCGCTGAGCGATGCCGATGCCAACACCGCGGGCTACCAGGTCGACGTCGTGGCGGGCTCCGACATCACGTGCACCGTGACCAACACGGCTCAGAAGTCGAACCTCACGGTCACGAAGACGGTGACCGGCGTCGCAGGCGACATGGGCTGGAGCTTCGACTTCACGCTCACCCCGAACGGTGGCGCGGGCGTCACGAAGACCGCGTCGGGCACCGGTGACGTGTCGAAGGACCTGACCTGGAGCGACCTGCTCCCCGGCGGCGTCTACACGATCACGGAGCAGGCGGACGGCGACTACACGCAGTCGCTGGCCTGCTACTACGACGGTGACCACGACACGCCTGTCACGGATCTGGTCCTTGACGACCTGGGCGTGACGTTCGAGGCAGGGTTCGACGAGAACATCGTCTGCGAGGCGGACAACGCGGCGAAGCCTGCCGACCTGACGCTCAACAAGTCGGTGTCCGGCATCGCGGCCGGCCAGGCCTGGTCGTTCACCTTCACGCTGGACCCGGCGGCCGATGGCGTCGGCGCTCAGACCGAGACCGGCTCTGGCCCGACCAGCTTCCAGCTGACCTGGTCCAAGCTGGTGCCGGGTCAGACGTACACGATCTCGGAGAGCGCGGCGACCGGCTACACGCAGAACCTCTCCTGCGACGGTGCGACCGACATCTCGCTGAGCACGACCACGGTGAGGTTCGTCGCGGACTTCGACCAGCACATCACCTGCACGGCGACCAACGTGGGCCAGGCGTCCACGCTGGAGCTGACCAAGGAGGTGCGAGGCGTGAGCGGCGGTTCGGACTGGTCGTTCGACTTCACGCTCGCGCCCTCGGCAGGAGGCGGTGGCGTGCAGACGCTGTCCGGCACCGGCAACTCCTCTGACGTCAAGACCTGGACGAACCTGGTCCCCGGCACGCAGTACGTGCTGTCGGAGGCCGTCGATGACAACTACGTGCAGCACGTCTCCTGCACCGGTGTCACCGACCTGGACAAGGTCGACACGTCGGTGACCTTCGTCGCGGGGTTCGGCCAGTCGATCACCTGCTCCGCCACCAACGAGGCGAAGCCGACGACCGTGTCGCTCACCAAGCAGGTCGACGGAGTGGCCGCCGACTTCCCGTGGAGCTTCACCTTCGGGCTGCTGACCGATGACGGCAACGGGGCGGTGCAGAGGACCATCTCCGGCATGGGCGGCGTCGAGTCCGACCCGGTGGAGTGGACGAACCTGATCCCGGGCACCGTCTACACGCTGATGGAGACAGCGGTTCCCGGCTACACCACGGACATCGTGTGCACCGGCGTGGATGATTCGGATCCGGCGGGCGACGCGGTGGTCTTCACCGCCGGCTACAACCAGCAGATCAGCTGCACCGCCACGAACACGGCGATCCCGTCGACGCTGGACCTGACGAAGACCGTGGTGGGGGTGGCGACCGGGTTCGACTGGTCGTTCGACTTCACGGTGTCGCCTGATCCTGACGGCTCGAGCACTCACACGATCACGGGCGCAGGCAGCGGCACCTCGGCGGCGACATCGTGGACGATGCTGACCCCGGGCCAGACCTACGTGGTGGCGGAGACCCCGGTCCCCGGCTACACGACGGATCTGCAGTGCACGGGTGTGACCGACACCGACGAGGTGGACAGCACGGTGACGTTCGTGGCCGGGCTGGACCAGTCCATCACCTGCGCCGCCACGAACACGGCGATCGCGTCGACCCTGGACCTGACGAAGACCGTGGTGGGGGTGGCGACCGGGTTCGACTGGTCGTTCGACTTCACCGTGTCGCCCGACCCGGATGAGTCGGGGACCCAGACCATCACAGGTTCCGGCAGCACCACGTCGGCTCCGATCTTGTGGTCGCATCTGGTTCCGGGCATGGAGTACACGGTGAGCGAGACTCCTGTCGCCGGCTACACCACGGATCTGCAGTGCACGGGTGTGACCGACACCGACGAGGTGGACAGCACGGTGACGTTCGTGGCCGGGCTGGACCAGTCCATCACCTGCGCCGCCACGAACACGGCGATCGCGTCGACCCTGGATCTGAGCAAGACGGTCGAGGGCGTCGCGGACGGTTTCGACTGGTCCTTCGACTTCGTCGTGACTCCCGATCCGGATGACTCTGCCACGCACACCCTGTCCGGTGCGGGCAGCACCACCGAGGGCCCGACCATGTGGTCCATGCTGATCCCGGGTCAGACCTACACGGTGGCGGAGACCCCGGTCGCCGGCTACACGACGGATCTGCAGTGCACGGGCGTCGAGGACTCCAACGCGGCCGACAATGCGGTGACGTTCGTGGCCGGGCTGGACCAGTCCATCACCTGCGCCGCCACGAACACGGCGATGCCGGCCGACCTGACGCTCACCAAGACGGTGTCCGGCGTGATGGACGACTACGGATGGTCGTTCGGGTTCACGCTGGATCCTGCGGCCACGGGTGGTGGCACCCAGACCGCCTCGGGCGTCGGCAACAGCTCGGCGACCCTCACGTGGTCCGACCTGGTTCCTGGTGAGACCTACACCATGACCGAGGATGCGAGCTCCGACTTCGCGCAATCCCTCATCTGCGCAGGGGTCGGGAACCTCGACGGCTCGGCAGCGACCGTCACCTTCGTGGCGGGCCTCGGCGAGCACCTCACGTGCGAGGCGACCAACGTTGCCGAGTCGTCGAGCCTCAGCCTCCAGAAGACCGTGGTCGGGGTCGACGACGGGGTGGAGTGGTCGTTCGACTTCTCGCTCAGCCCGGATGCGATGCCGCTCGGCACGCAGACGGTCGCCGGCGCGGGGAGCATGACGGCCGATCCGATCGAGTGGACGGGGCTGGTCCCGGGGCAGACGTACACCGTGAGCGAGACCGCGGTGGACGGCTACAACACCGCGATGGTCTGCGACGGAGTCGAGGACCAGGACGGAGTGCTGGACAACGGCTCGGTGACCTTCACGGCCGGCTTCGGCGAGCAAATCGTCTGCCGGGTGGTCAACGTCAAGGAGCAAGACACGCAGGTGGAAGGCGAGGGGTCCGCGAGTGTGAGCGTCACCAAGACCGTGGTGGGTGTTCCTGACGGCACGCCGTGGTCCTTCACCTTCGCGCTCAGCCCCGACGCGCTGCCGGTGGGCACGCAGACGGTGACCGGCACCGGCAGCTCGACCGCCGACCCGATCAAGTGGACCCAGCTGGTGCCCGGTGAGACCTACACGGTGAGCGAGGTGGCCGTCACGGGCTACAGCACCATCATGGTCTGCGACGGTGTGACGGATCTCGACACCGCGGACAACACGGTGACGTTCATCCCCGTCGACAAGCAGCAGGTCGCGTGCAAGGTGGTGAACGTCGCCACCGTCAAGACGCAGGTGCTGTCGGAGGGGCCGCTAGCCTCCACCGGTGCTGACATCTGGTGGCCGCTGGCCCTGGGCGCGCTGTTCGCCTCCGGCGGTGTGACGGCGCTCGCGATCCGCAGGCGCTACCTGTAA